A part of Desulfomicrobium baculatum DSM 4028 genomic DNA contains:
- the nadB gene encoding L-aspartate oxidase, whose amino-acid sequence MTPTRMKTEVLVIGSGIAGCTAAICLADKGHEVTLLSSGASLDNGNTALAQGGIVYTSNEDSPEKLAKDIGTAGWEYNYEPAVRHLCEDGPRAVEKILFERVQVPFDRTEQGDWYLTKEGGHAVHRILTCADYTGRAIQDSLVKEVLIHPNIRILYNRTAIDLLATRHHSTKLEFRYQLNNQCVGAYVFNAETNEPNTILADYTVLCTGGLGQIFLHTTNTSASIGSGMAMAHRAGATVMNLEYIQFHPTSLFHRADRKFLISEAVRGEGARLFNAKGERFMARYDERMELAPRDIVTRAIVDELLKTGEDCVFLDAANYVDQDLDKRFPTIHQKCKEVGVDMSKNPIPVVPAAHYSCGGVLVDNRGRSTLDGLYAAGEIACTGVHGANRLASTSLLEGLLWGMNAAKDIHERYEGSTQLCRRLQDSIADWITSGRTEMEDPALINQDWATIRHTMWNYMGIMRTTPRLERAFEDLRNLNKRLHSFYKSIRVCKESVDLFHGCQTAYIVTTAALRNKTSRGCHFRKD is encoded by the coding sequence ATGACCCCCACCCGCATGAAGACCGAAGTCCTGGTCATCGGTTCCGGAATCGCCGGCTGCACCGCAGCCATTTGTCTGGCCGACAAGGGACACGAAGTGACCCTGCTCTCTTCGGGAGCCTCTCTGGACAACGGCAACACCGCCCTGGCCCAGGGCGGCATCGTCTACACCAGCAACGAGGACTCTCCGGAAAAACTGGCCAAGGATATCGGCACTGCCGGCTGGGAATACAACTACGAACCGGCGGTGCGCCATCTGTGCGAAGACGGCCCGAGGGCGGTGGAGAAGATCCTCTTCGAGCGCGTGCAGGTGCCTTTTGACCGCACGGAGCAGGGGGACTGGTATCTGACCAAAGAGGGTGGCCATGCTGTGCATCGCATCCTGACCTGCGCGGACTACACCGGACGGGCCATCCAGGACAGCCTGGTCAAGGAGGTGCTGATCCATCCCAATATCCGCATCCTCTACAACCGGACCGCCATCGACCTTTTGGCCACGCGCCACCACTCCACCAAACTCGAATTCCGCTACCAGCTCAATAACCAGTGCGTCGGCGCCTACGTTTTCAATGCGGAGACAAACGAACCCAATACCATCCTGGCCGATTACACGGTCCTGTGCACCGGTGGCCTGGGACAGATATTCCTGCACACGACCAACACCTCGGCCTCCATCGGCTCGGGCATGGCCATGGCCCACCGTGCCGGGGCAACGGTCATGAACCTGGAATACATCCAGTTTCACCCCACCTCCCTTTTTCACCGCGCGGACCGCAAATTTCTCATCTCCGAAGCCGTTCGCGGCGAGGGCGCCCGCCTCTTCAACGCCAAGGGCGAGCGCTTCATGGCCCGCTACGACGAGCGCATGGAACTGGCCCCCCGCGACATCGTGACCAGGGCCATCGTCGACGAATTGCTGAAAACCGGAGAGGATTGCGTGTTTCTGGACGCGGCCAACTACGTGGACCAGGATCTGGACAAACGCTTTCCGACCATCCACCAAAAGTGCAAGGAAGTCGGGGTGGACATGAGCAAGAACCCCATCCCGGTGGTGCCTGCGGCGCATTATTCCTGCGGGGGAGTGCTGGTCGACAACAGAGGGCGAAGCACCCTCGACGGGCTCTATGCGGCCGGCGAGATCGCCTGCACGGGCGTGCACGGAGCCAACCGGCTGGCATCGACATCGCTTTTGGAAGGATTGTTATGGGGCATGAACGCGGCTAAAGACATCCATGAACGCTATGAGGGATCGACTCAGCTCTGCCGGCGCCTGCAGGATTCCATCGCAGACTGGATCACCTCAGGCAGGACCGAGATGGAGGACCCGGCTCTCATCAATCAGGACTGGGCGACCATCCGCCACACCATGTGGAACTACATGGGCATCATGCGCACCACCCCGCGCCTGGAACGGGCCTTCGAGGATCTGCGCAACCTGAACAAGAGGCTGCACTCCTTCTACAAATCCATCCGCGTCTGCAAGGAGTCGGTGGACCTCTTTCATGGCTGCCAGACCGCCTATATCGTGACTACGGCGGCACTGCGCAACAAGACCAGCCGCGGCTGCCACTTCCGCAAGGACTAG
- the nadA gene encoding quinolinate synthase NadA: protein MNKEISAIRARLGKKLCILAHHYQADDVVRHADILGDSLELARHIKGLEAQHIVFCGVHFMAETAAILARPEQKVHIPDLGASCVMANMVPAPLAEEVLARLNRGGARIIPLTYVNSSAAVKAVCGNHGGSVCTSANAPTMLRWALRQGDGVLFLPDANLGRNTARILGLDENRIERLDIRGQGRFVPAADPSRQLYLWPGLCAVHAKFHPGQISAIRAEDPHALIYVHPECDPEVVGMADGAGSTTYLIKAVAEAPSGSTVYVGTEFSLVNRLAARHPDKTIRPLRTALCSNMAKVTEANLSRMLQELGTAQPVRVEEHIARPARLALERMLTACS from the coding sequence ATGAACAAAGAAATTTCCGCCATCAGGGCCAGGCTCGGCAAAAAGCTGTGCATCCTCGCCCATCACTACCAGGCCGACGACGTTGTCCGGCACGCCGACATACTGGGAGATTCCCTGGAACTGGCCCGGCACATCAAAGGCCTTGAGGCGCAGCATATTGTGTTCTGCGGGGTGCATTTCATGGCTGAAACGGCAGCCATCCTGGCCCGGCCGGAACAAAAAGTGCACATACCCGACCTTGGAGCAAGCTGCGTCATGGCCAATATGGTTCCCGCCCCCCTGGCCGAGGAGGTCCTCGCGCGGCTGAACAGGGGCGGCGCGCGCATCATCCCCCTGACCTACGTCAACTCCTCCGCCGCGGTGAAGGCCGTTTGCGGCAATCATGGCGGCAGCGTATGCACCTCGGCCAACGCCCCGACCATGCTGCGCTGGGCGCTTAGGCAGGGGGACGGAGTCCTCTTTCTGCCCGACGCCAACCTTGGCCGCAACACAGCCCGCATCCTCGGCCTGGACGAGAACCGGATCGAGCGGCTCGACATTCGCGGCCAGGGCCGCTTCGTTCCCGCGGCCGACCCCTCGCGCCAGCTGTACCTGTGGCCGGGACTGTGCGCCGTCCATGCCAAATTTCACCCCGGACAGATCAGCGCCATCCGCGCGGAAGATCCGCACGCATTGATCTACGTCCATCCCGAATGCGACCCGGAAGTCGTCGGCATGGCCGACGGAGCGGGATCGACCACCTACCTGATCAAGGCCGTGGCCGAGGCTCCAAGCGGCAGCACTGTGTATGTCGGAACGGAGTTCAGCCTGGTCAACCGCCTGGCAGCCAGACATCCCGACAAGACCATCCGGCCCCTGCGCACGGCGCTGTGCTCGAACATGGCCAAGGTCACCGAAGCAAACCTTTCCCGCATGTTGCAGGAACTCGGCACCGCCCAGCCGGTTCGGGTCGAGGAACACATAGCCCGGCCCGCGCGCCTCGCCCTTGAGCGCATGTTGACCGCCTGCAGTTAG
- the nadC gene encoding carboxylating nicotinate-nucleotide diphosphorylase: MFSLYFNDDRLALLHRLVDLALEEDGRDLTSEALFPSSSLLHASIVAKEETLVAGLPLIDIVFERMRCPRPCVTLLSSDADAVGRGQEVARIQGSAPILLKAERVIMNFICHLSGVANATRRFVQAVEGTGVRVLDTRKTTPGQRYLEKYAVRMGGGHNHRVNLEEMLMLKDNHIDQAGSITAAVEALRNAYEVCPPLEVECRTLEHVREAVSLAPQRIMLDNMPVETAAAALKLIPAHIESEISGNVTLANIRALAELRPTFISTGAITHSAPVADFSMRLTQSPRENA; this comes from the coding sequence ATGTTTTCTCTCTATTTCAATGACGACCGACTGGCCCTGTTGCACCGCCTCGTGGACCTCGCCCTGGAAGAAGACGGGCGCGATCTGACCTCCGAAGCCCTGTTCCCCTCCTCCTCGCTGCTGCATGCGTCCATCGTGGCCAAGGAAGAGACCCTGGTCGCGGGCCTGCCGCTCATCGACATCGTCTTTGAACGCATGCGCTGCCCGAGGCCCTGCGTGACCCTCCTTTCCTCGGACGCGGATGCGGTCGGCCGCGGCCAGGAGGTCGCCCGCATCCAGGGTTCGGCACCCATCTTGCTCAAGGCTGAACGGGTCATCATGAATTTCATCTGCCACCTCTCCGGCGTGGCCAACGCGACCAGACGCTTCGTGCAGGCGGTGGAAGGGACTGGAGTGCGGGTGCTCGATACCCGCAAGACCACGCCCGGCCAGCGCTATCTGGAGAAATACGCGGTGCGCATGGGAGGAGGACACAACCACAGGGTCAACCTCGAAGAAATGCTCATGCTCAAGGACAATCACATCGACCAGGCAGGCTCCATCACCGCCGCCGTGGAGGCACTCAGAAACGCCTACGAGGTCTGCCCGCCCCTGGAAGTGGAATGCCGCACGCTTGAGCATGTGCGCGAGGCCGTCAGCCTCGCTCCCCAGCGCATCATGCTCGACAACATGCCGGTGGAGACCGCGGCCGCAGCCTTGAAGCTCATTCCCGCCCATATCGAGTCGGAAATCAGCGGCAATGTCACGCTTGCAAACATCCGCGCCCTGGCCGAACTGCGTCCGACGTTCATCTCAACCGGCGCCATCACCCACTCCGCCCCCGTTGCGGACTTCTCCATGCGCCTGACACAAAGCCCCCGGGAGAATGCATGA
- a CDS encoding tetratricopeptide repeat protein, whose amino-acid sequence MTCIEPLLAKVTKPVAPRLLCNGFVCWLAHSQPLPVSFLQTLTDIGGWSLAEENSQTLWFFPSSEVMLGLARLYNWARLHPMGTSVTVFEGSLIVDDKLGQSLKVKSELHSLCVEFPKRLVVRVSARMRELGRTLTGLSFKHVQNPDGLAGEWFELEGSEQVSVSYKLNWLWVIRPLGARQDKTFTKGWRAYYDRLEAIFQQYKVSYLLAEDQNLVLRVASPRVMGALTSELLAMIDDKGSPAWPCKYMAVEMGDQPFTPEFASKVRYVMDSLESNALHLPLATIFQIADSRIMPVDSRASMDNSKLTDLFQVRFHSSKSGRRRGSLNIFLPSSLISGGESPCFYCGLRSHQPRKCPSRMLQPGNVQVTDMSRFARTDLNALPAILAGLEKQVAPDIIRGLTGLLGEKTDSGLVVRSMFEVNMVCQLRTMASVWRAKGKEWPRGIEEQRPQSDAQLWEALEAMRTGSLERAMEKVDHVVLSSPKNYQPRVLLGFMAMERDEFKRALGFWDEAESLAYTSLQRSYIQLLQGRLREVTGDFSEAIRLYGRALGESPRFSQARYRQAVCLIKSGYLNEAQALIRELIKDNPDYFSTVLLDTELEGGRSHLLSDLWEIWDDAKTRSAEVIGAVEHLPDLLAKWLPSDHDAYNMFHVRIEDLNTYAGVNNYASIAKLLRGTIAIRADIQARVKKDIQELANRRTAIRERLKKIQREASWFPFPSMLGSFNKLFNSCGEGVSLIGHLDLYVPEKFRQGHEAMRQAEQNLDKLEKKLLLLQGVRNGILFLLLSGKYLLIFEIIALILAGGVSVGLYYLAPDQVIMGRNLRQERWLILNITLIFFSFLAFVATAIKAASNFETYKNEILDKGD is encoded by the coding sequence ATGACCTGTATCGAGCCTCTCCTGGCAAAGGTGACAAAGCCCGTCGCGCCCAGACTGCTGTGCAATGGCTTCGTCTGCTGGCTGGCTCATTCCCAGCCTCTGCCCGTCAGTTTTCTGCAGACCCTGACGGATATAGGCGGCTGGTCCTTGGCGGAAGAAAATTCGCAGACCCTGTGGTTTTTTCCGTCCTCCGAAGTCATGCTCGGCTTGGCCCGGCTTTATAACTGGGCCAGGCTTCATCCCATGGGCACGAGCGTGACCGTCTTCGAGGGCAGCCTCATTGTGGACGACAAGCTCGGGCAGTCCCTCAAGGTCAAGTCGGAGCTGCACTCTCTTTGCGTGGAATTCCCCAAGCGGCTCGTTGTGCGCGTCAGCGCGCGCATGCGGGAACTCGGACGAACCTTGACCGGCCTCTCCTTCAAGCATGTGCAGAACCCGGACGGGCTGGCCGGCGAATGGTTCGAGCTGGAAGGCAGCGAGCAGGTCAGCGTATCCTACAAGCTGAACTGGCTTTGGGTCATCCGCCCCCTGGGCGCCCGGCAGGACAAGACCTTCACCAAGGGCTGGCGGGCCTACTACGACCGTCTGGAAGCGATCTTCCAGCAGTACAAGGTTTCCTATCTGCTGGCCGAGGATCAAAATCTGGTCCTGCGCGTGGCGTCGCCGCGCGTCATGGGCGCCCTGACCTCGGAGTTGCTGGCCATGATCGACGACAAGGGATCTCCGGCCTGGCCATGCAAATACATGGCCGTGGAGATGGGCGATCAGCCCTTTACTCCGGAATTCGCGAGCAAGGTCCGCTACGTCATGGATTCCCTTGAATCCAATGCCCTGCACCTGCCCCTGGCCACGATCTTCCAGATCGCCGATTCCAGGATCATGCCGGTGGACTCGCGCGCCTCCATGGATAATTCCAAGTTGACCGACCTCTTTCAGGTCCGCTTTCATTCCAGCAAGAGCGGGCGGCGGCGCGGCAGCCTGAATATTTTTCTGCCCTCAAGCCTGATTTCCGGCGGCGAGAGTCCCTGTTTTTATTGCGGGCTGCGTTCGCACCAGCCGAGAAAATGTCCCTCACGAATGCTGCAGCCCGGGAACGTGCAGGTCACGGACATGTCCCGTTTTGCCCGCACGGATCTCAATGCCTTGCCTGCGATCCTGGCAGGGCTTGAAAAGCAGGTCGCGCCGGACATCATTCGCGGGCTGACCGGGTTGCTGGGGGAAAAGACCGACTCGGGCCTTGTTGTCCGGTCCATGTTCGAGGTCAACATGGTCTGCCAACTGCGCACCATGGCCTCTGTCTGGCGCGCCAAGGGCAAGGAGTGGCCGCGCGGCATAGAAGAGCAGCGGCCGCAAAGCGATGCGCAACTGTGGGAGGCGTTGGAGGCCATGCGCACGGGGAGTCTGGAGCGGGCCATGGAGAAGGTCGACCATGTCGTGCTCAGTTCGCCCAAGAATTATCAGCCACGGGTGCTGCTGGGCTTCATGGCCATGGAGCGCGACGAGTTCAAGCGGGCCCTCGGGTTCTGGGATGAAGCCGAGAGCCTGGCCTATACCAGCCTGCAGCGCTCCTACATTCAGCTCCTTCAAGGCCGCCTGCGGGAGGTCACGGGCGATTTTTCCGAAGCCATCCGCCTTTACGGACGGGCGCTCGGAGAATCCCCGAGGTTCAGTCAGGCGCGCTACAGACAGGCCGTCTGCCTGATCAAGTCCGGATACCTCAACGAGGCCCAGGCGCTCATCCGCGAACTGATCAAGGACAATCCCGATTACTTCAGCACCGTGCTGCTCGACACCGAACTCGAAGGAGGGCGTTCCCACCTGCTGAGCGATTTGTGGGAGATCTGGGACGATGCCAAGACCAGGTCCGCAGAGGTTATCGGCGCGGTGGAGCATCTGCCGGACCTCTTGGCCAAATGGCTGCCCTCGGATCACGATGCCTACAACATGTTCCATGTGCGTATCGAGGATCTGAACACCTACGCCGGAGTCAACAATTATGCCTCCATTGCCAAACTGCTGCGTGGCACCATCGCCATCCGCGCGGACATCCAGGCCCGGGTCAAGAAGGATATCCAGGAGCTGGCCAACCGCCGAACGGCCATTCGGGAGCGGCTCAAGAAAATTCAGCGGGAGGCGTCCTGGTTTCCTTTTCCCTCGATGCTCGGGTCTTTCAACAAACTTTTCAATTCATGCGGTGAAGGGGTGAGCCTCATCGGTCATCTTGACCTCTACGTTCCGGAAAAATTTCGGCAGGGCCACGAAGCCATGCGCCAGGCCGAACAGAACCTGGACAAACTTGAAAAAAAGCTCCTGCTGCTGCAAGGCGTGCGAAACGGCATTCTTTTCCTGCTGCTGTCCGGCAAATATCTGCTCATCTTCGAGATCATCGCCCTCATATTGGCCGGGGGCGTGTCCGTCGGGCTCTACTATCTGGCTCCGGATCAGGTCATCATGGGCCGCAACCTGCGTCAGGAACGGTGGCTGATCCTCAATATCACGCTCATCTTCTTTTCCTTTCTCGCCTTTGTGGCAACGGCCATCAAGGCCGCGTCCAACTTCGAAACCTACAAGAACGAGATTCTGGACAAGGGGGATTGA
- a CDS encoding glycosyltransferase family 9 protein produces MHTLVINLTRFGDLLQTQPVFSGLRRRGGSAGLVCLDSFKGAADLLRDVEQVRVLPGARLLAQLDRGWPLAVEELTSWLDHTPHTPFDQIVNLTPTLSARLLSRAMHDGGIEGFGLDDHGFGEYSTPWATFLQAASAHRGCSPFNLVDLFQRVAGLDPGEFRLQTPKAPALACADALLGDRAERRVAFQLGASQDYRRWPVASFVRAGRVLWAKTGRMPVLLGTASESHLAREFMDLADYPCTDLTGRTDLTTLAAVLTRMDLLLTNDTGTMHLAAGLGVPVAAVFLATAQPFDTGPYLEGSLSLEPDLPCHPCSFGEKCPHGLVCRDSIEGGAVGDMLAGYLDLKSWNVAPGFKGRVWQARRDEAGFMDLFSVSGHEGQDRSRWIRIQREVYRQFLDQKPGVGNFSWHASDSDFRDALVRDLERGALMLTLVEEQGRVLALRPDAPMKPKFLVNCQNLEDFFSSSPSFGILGPMWRFQSRAESVSMTAFLELCVRYRGLLDVFKRRLMLA; encoded by the coding sequence ATGCATACTCTGGTCATCAATTTGACCCGCTTCGGCGATCTGCTGCAGACCCAGCCTGTCTTCAGCGGATTGCGACGGCGGGGCGGCAGCGCGGGGCTGGTCTGTCTGGACTCTTTCAAGGGTGCGGCCGATCTCTTGCGCGATGTGGAGCAGGTCCGGGTTCTGCCCGGAGCGCGTCTTCTGGCGCAGTTGGACCGGGGCTGGCCTCTGGCCGTGGAGGAATTGACCTCCTGGCTGGACCACACGCCGCACACGCCCTTTGACCAGATCGTGAACCTCACCCCGACCCTGTCCGCCCGCCTCTTGAGCCGCGCCATGCACGACGGAGGGATAGAGGGCTTTGGACTCGATGACCATGGCTTTGGCGAGTATTCCACTCCCTGGGCGACTTTTCTGCAGGCGGCCTCCGCTCATCGCGGGTGCAGTCCTTTCAATCTGGTCGATCTGTTTCAGCGCGTGGCCGGTCTTGACCCCGGAGAATTCCGGCTGCAAACGCCGAAGGCTCCGGCGCTGGCCTGCGCGGATGCGTTGCTTGGAGACCGGGCCGAAAGGCGGGTCGCCTTTCAGCTCGGGGCCAGCCAGGATTACAGGCGCTGGCCCGTGGCCTCCTTCGTGCGGGCCGGGCGCGTGTTGTGGGCAAAGACCGGCCGCATGCCCGTGCTCCTGGGCACAGCCTCCGAGAGCCATCTGGCGCGGGAATTCATGGATCTGGCCGACTACCCCTGCACGGACCTGACCGGCCGGACAGACCTGACGACTCTGGCAGCGGTGCTGACGCGCATGGACCTCTTGCTGACCAACGACACGGGCACCATGCATCTGGCGGCAGGGCTTGGCGTGCCGGTGGCGGCGGTGTTCCTGGCCACGGCCCAGCCCTTCGACACCGGGCCGTATCTGGAGGGCAGCCTCAGCCTGGAGCCGGATCTGCCCTGCCATCCGTGCTCCTTTGGGGAGAAGTGCCCCCATGGGCTGGTTTGTCGCGATTCCATCGAAGGCGGGGCCGTCGGGGACATGCTGGCCGGGTATCTGGATCTGAAATCCTGGAACGTCGCACCAGGCTTCAAGGGAAGGGTCTGGCAGGCCCGGCGCGACGAAGCCGGATTCATGGATCTTTTTTCCGTGTCCGGTCATGAGGGGCAGGATCGCAGCCGATGGATCAGGATCCAGCGCGAGGTCTATCGTCAATTTCTTGACCAGAAACCGGGGGTGGGAAATTTTTCCTGGCACGCGTCCGATTCCGACTTCCGGGACGCCCTTGTGCGCGATCTTGAGCGCGGCGCCCTCATGCTGACCCTGGTCGAAGAGCAGGGCCGTGTTCTGGCGCTCCGTCCGGATGCGCCCATGAAGCCGAAATTTCTCGTCAACTGTCAGAATTTAGAGGACTTTTTTTCCAGTAGCCCGTCTTTTGGGATACTTGGCCCCATGTGGCGATTTCAGTCCAGAGCCGAGTCCGTGAGCATGACGGCCTTCCTGGAATTGTGCGTCCGGTATCGCGGTCTGCTCGATGTTTTCAAGCGTCGGCTCATGCTGGCATGA
- a CDS encoding polyphenol oxidase family protein, which yields MPLKYLDFHFPGLDNVRCAFTTRLGGHGAGAYAASNMSLEVGDDEQTVRANRAELRNALGFQVWQELRQVHGQTMHMNLEDDFFDGVKLEGDGLCTSRPGHALIIKTADCQPILLADSSGRHVGALHCGWRGNAVNFPAAGVRDFCAAYGLDPSDVLAVRGPSLGPGRSEFVNFEAEWDPGFKPCFNPATRCMDLWSLTREQLRSAGIRACNIFSLDLCTASSPQFFSYRRDKVTGRQVGVIWIR from the coding sequence ATGCCTTTGAAGTACCTTGATTTTCATTTTCCTGGCCTTGACAACGTGCGCTGCGCCTTCACCACCCGCCTGGGCGGTCACGGCGCGGGCGCCTACGCCGCATCCAACATGTCGCTGGAGGTTGGCGATGATGAACAAACCGTGCGGGCCAACCGCGCGGAACTGCGCAACGCTCTGGGCTTTCAGGTCTGGCAGGAACTCAGGCAGGTGCACGGACAGACAATGCACATGAATCTGGAGGATGATTTTTTTGACGGAGTAAAACTGGAGGGTGATGGGCTGTGCACCAGCCGGCCGGGCCATGCCCTGATCATCAAGACCGCGGACTGTCAGCCCATTCTGCTGGCGGACAGCAGCGGACGGCATGTGGGCGCACTGCACTGCGGATGGAGGGGGAACGCCGTCAACTTTCCCGCTGCCGGAGTGCGTGACTTCTGCGCGGCCTACGGCCTTGATCCATCCGATGTTCTGGCCGTGCGCGGCCCGAGCCTTGGCCCGGGCAGGAGCGAATTCGTAAATTTCGAAGCCGAGTGGGACCCCGGCTTCAAACCCTGCTTCAACCCGGCCACCCGCTGCATGGATCTCTGGAGCCTGACCCGCGAGCAGCTTCGTAGCGCGGGCATCCGCGCCTGCAACATCTTTTCCCTGGACCTGTGCACGGCTTCGTCCCCGCAGTTCTTTTCCTACCGCAGGGACAAGGTCACCGGCCGTCAGGTGGGCGTCATCTGGATAAGGTAA
- a CDS encoding 5-formyltetrahydrofolate cyclo-ligase — protein sequence MQEPSKKLLRIALRTRRQNLPLNLVQEDSARIRDNLLSLERIRAACSVMLYLPARGEVDTWPLLDHFWARGSEILLPRCCDGSPGIMDVYAVTSREDLGPGCFGLIEPRAQRALLVPAPQPEVIIVPALAFDQRGYRLGFGGGYYDRFLPTLGCAPLLVGPAYAFQVLESLPVEPWDRPVEMVVTPESILHIPAEP from the coding sequence ATGCAAGAGCCCAGCAAAAAACTTCTGCGGATTGCCCTGCGCACGCGTCGGCAAAATCTGCCCCTGAATCTGGTGCAGGAAGACAGCGCCCGCATCCGGGATAACCTGTTGTCCCTGGAGCGCATCCGCGCCGCCTGCAGCGTCATGCTGTATCTGCCGGCCCGGGGCGAAGTCGATACGTGGCCGCTGCTGGACCATTTCTGGGCACGCGGCAGCGAAATCCTGCTGCCGCGCTGCTGCGACGGCAGCCCCGGCATCATGGATGTTTACGCCGTGACCTCCCGCGAGGACCTGGGGCCCGGCTGCTTCGGGCTGATCGAGCCGCGAGCGCAGCGCGCGCTGCTGGTCCCGGCCCCGCAGCCCGAAGTCATCATTGTCCCTGCCCTGGCCTTTGACCAGCGCGGATACCGCCTTGGTTTCGGAGGCGGCTATTATGACAGATTCTTGCCCACCCTCGGCTGCGCCCCTTTGCTGGTCGGACCGGCCTACGCCTTCCAGGTTCTGGAAAGCCTTCCAGTCGAACCATGGGACAGGCCCGTGGAAATGGTCGTCACCCCGGAATCCATCCTGCACATCCCTGCGGAGCCGTAA
- a CDS encoding metallophosphoesterase family protein, with the protein MANRFWIVFGDIHERITAVERIDNLALADGVFLSGDLTNLGSRESAGRIVSAVTKINPRVYAQIGNMDTPAVERVLTEQGINAHGRVVDLGDGVCLAAVGFSTPTPFGTPSEVDESQICQWTHDVLERAGAFAHVILMVHTPPRADVVDKLPSGAHVGSPGVRALIEKYQPAIVVTGHIHEGVGEERIGRSHVLNPGAFAQGGYVRIDETPSGLMAVLRSVA; encoded by the coding sequence ATGGCAAACCGCTTTTGGATAGTTTTTGGGGACATTCACGAACGCATCACAGCCGTGGAACGAATCGACAACCTTGCTCTCGCCGACGGGGTATTCCTGTCCGGAGACCTGACCAATCTGGGCTCGCGGGAGAGCGCGGGGCGCATCGTGTCCGCCGTGACGAAGATCAACCCGCGCGTCTACGCCCAGATCGGGAACATGGACACCCCGGCCGTCGAGCGGGTGCTCACCGAGCAGGGGATCAACGCGCACGGCCGGGTCGTGGACCTGGGTGATGGGGTCTGTCTGGCCGCCGTGGGCTTCTCCACTCCCACCCCGTTCGGCACCCCGTCCGAGGTCGACGAGAGTCAGATCTGCCAGTGGACCCATGACGTGCTGGAGCGGGCGGGAGCCTTTGCGCATGTCATCCTCATGGTCCACACCCCGCCCCGGGCGGACGTGGTCGACAAGCTGCCCTCGGGCGCCCATGTCGGCAGTCCGGGGGTGCGCGCGCTGATCGAGAAATACCAGCCCGCCATCGTCGTCACCGGCCATATTCATGAAGGGGTCGGAGAGGAAAGGATCGGGCGATCGCATGTGCTGAATCCCGGCGCTTTCGCCCAGGGCGGGTATGTGCGCATCGATGAGACCCCGTCCGGCCTGATGGCGGTTTTGCGGAGCGTGGCATGA
- a CDS encoding exodeoxyribonuclease III — MILRMHSWNVNGFRAVLGKGFRDWLERAAPDVLGLQEVKAEEGQVGGDRLFDGYHCYWNAARSKKGYSGTACYSRLEPLAVQRGLPDTRFQGEGRVIRLEFEKFHYFNVYFPNGQMSPDRLDYKLGFYDAFLAYAQELRRDKPIVVCGDFNTAHREIDLKNAKANEKTSGFLPIERAWMDRFVAHGYVDTFRRCHGDVEDAYSWWTYRFGARSRNVGWRIDYFFVSEELSSAVRDAWIEADVPGSDHCPVGLALELP, encoded by the coding sequence ATGATCCTGCGCATGCATTCCTGGAATGTGAATGGATTTCGGGCCGTCCTCGGCAAGGGTTTTCGCGACTGGCTCGAGCGGGCCGCACCCGACGTGCTCGGGCTGCAGGAGGTCAAGGCCGAGGAGGGACAGGTCGGCGGGGATCGCCTCTTTGACGGCTATCACTGCTACTGGAACGCGGCGCGCAGCAAGAAGGGCTATTCCGGCACGGCTTGCTACAGCCGCCTTGAGCCCTTGGCCGTGCAGCGGGGCCTGCCCGACACCCGCTTTCAGGGCGAGGGGCGGGTCATTCGCCTTGAGTTCGAGAAATTCCACTATTTCAACGTCTATTTTCCCAACGGCCAGATGAGTCCGGATCGTCTGGACTACAAGCTGGGCTTCTACGACGCATTTCTGGCCTACGCCCAGGAACTGCGGCGGGACAAGCCCATCGTTGTCTGCGGGGATTTCAACACCGCCCACCGCGAAATCGACCTCAAGAACGCCAAGGCCAACGAGAAGACCTCCGGCTTTCTGCCCATCGAGCGGGCCTGGATGGATCGTTTCGTGGCGCACGGTTACGTGGACACGTTTCGCCGCTGCCATGGGGATGTGGAGGACGCCTACTCGTGGTGGACGTACCGTTTCGGAGCCAGATCACGAAATGTGGGCTGGCGTATCGATTATTTTTTTGTTTCCGAGGAACTGAGCAGCGCGGTCAGGGACGCATGGATCGAGGCCGATGTGCCCGGTTCCGATCATTGCCCGGTGGGGCTTGCGCTTGAATTGCCGTAA